One Deinococcus grandis DNA window includes the following coding sequences:
- a CDS encoding YqhA family protein, with protein sequence MGGVTRPSSAPRSPNPEPSKREWFSEIIGRTRFVVLIAVIAVLLVSFSLFLQGTLLALHTIWDSWRDTFTQGIASQQGRLAVEFLEIVSTMLKAVVFYLIGVGLYSLFITPLNLTSALGVESLADLEQKVVSVIIVILGVTFLEHFVRWDKPLDTLYFAGALALAGGALVFFQRVHRGSGGDLGQPQSKVRARQELFENHTEQRHIDDHEVEVAEQATQAKQEGKVDAQEGSG encoded by the coding sequence ATGGGGGGCGTGACCCGCCCCTCCTCTGCCCCGCGCTCCCCGAACCCCGAACCGTCCAAGCGGGAGTGGTTCAGCGAGATCATCGGCCGCACGCGCTTCGTGGTGCTGATCGCGGTGATCGCCGTGCTGCTCGTGTCGTTCAGCCTGTTCCTGCAGGGGACGCTGCTGGCGCTGCACACCATCTGGGATTCCTGGCGGGACACGTTCACGCAGGGCATCGCCAGTCAGCAGGGGCGGCTGGCCGTGGAATTCCTGGAGATCGTGAGCACCATGCTCAAGGCGGTGGTGTTCTACCTGATCGGGGTGGGGCTGTACTCGCTGTTCATCACGCCGCTGAACCTGACGTCCGCGCTGGGCGTCGAGAGCCTCGCGGATCTGGAGCAGAAGGTCGTGTCGGTGATCATCGTGATTCTGGGCGTGACGTTCCTGGAGCATTTCGTGCGCTGGGACAAGCCGCTGGACACGCTGTACTTCGCGGGGGCGCTGGCGCTGGCGGGGGGCGCGCTGGTGTTCTTCCAGCGGGTGCACCGGGGCAGCGGCGGCGACCTGGGGCAGCCGCAGTCGAAGGTCCGCGCGCGGCAGGAGCTGTTCGAGAACCACACCGAGCAGCGCCACATCGACGATCACGAGGTCGAGGTCGCCGAGCAGGCCACCCAGGCCAAGCAGGAGGGCAAGGTGGACGCCCAGGAAGGCAGCGGCTGA
- a CDS encoding APH(3') family aminoglycoside O-phosphotransferase encodes MTDVPDRPTLPDALKRVLPAARWERVSGGQSGAQVWRSTRHVLKMQPRTPHATSTLQQERERLRWLAGRIPAPQVVAFETGADRDFLAMTRLTGIPMSHPDARLHPERVVNLLARALRELHALPIRDCPFRQTLDVTLPLARERVQAGLIDGQDFDDDHAGRSATSVFNELARTRPAQDDLVVAHGDATLDNIILNGEYVEGLIDVGRLGIADRHADLALAHRSVRSELGERYAGMFLDLYGRALVDDTKLTYYRLHDELF; translated from the coding sequence GTGACCGACGTTCCGGACCGCCCCACCCTGCCCGACGCCCTGAAACGCGTGCTGCCCGCCGCCCGCTGGGAACGCGTGAGCGGCGGCCAGAGCGGCGCGCAGGTCTGGCGATCCACCCGCCACGTGCTGAAGATGCAGCCCCGCACCCCGCACGCCACGAGCACGCTGCAACAGGAACGCGAGCGGCTCCGCTGGCTGGCCGGGCGCATCCCCGCCCCGCAGGTCGTGGCCTTCGAGACCGGGGCGGACCGGGACTTCCTGGCCATGACCCGCCTGACCGGCATCCCCATGAGCCACCCCGACGCCCGGCTGCACCCCGAACGGGTCGTGAACCTCCTGGCGCGCGCGCTGCGCGAACTGCACGCCCTGCCCATCCGGGACTGCCCATTCCGGCAGACGCTGGACGTCACCCTGCCCCTGGCCCGCGAACGCGTGCAGGCCGGACTGATCGACGGCCAGGACTTCGACGACGACCACGCCGGACGCAGCGCCACCAGTGTCTTCAACGAACTGGCCCGCACCCGCCCCGCCCAGGACGACCTCGTGGTCGCGCACGGCGACGCCACGCTGGACAACATCATCCTGAACGGCGAGTACGTCGAAGGCCTGATCGACGTGGGCCGCCTCGGCATCGCCGACCGGCACGCCGACCTGGCACTGGCCCACCGCAGCGTCCGCAGCGAACTGGGCGAACGCTACGCCGGGATGTTCCTCGACCTGTACGGCCGCGCCCTCGTGGACGACACGAAACTCACGTACTACCGCCTGCACGACGAACTGTTCTGA
- a CDS encoding helix-turn-helix domain-containing protein, with product MNETNIPTDEVLTLEELAAYLKVSETTAYTLVRSGEIPGRKVGREWRFLKARVTHWLMQAGTEEDMEKTGFVQRDELGGEFRQEGGQEYVALWLPITREEKAAQIEKATRDGVNVSELMADYLRSWVKA from the coding sequence ATGAACGAGACGAACATCCCCACGGACGAGGTGCTGACCCTGGAGGAACTGGCCGCCTACCTGAAGGTGAGCGAAACCACCGCCTACACCCTGGTGCGGAGTGGTGAGATCCCGGGCCGCAAGGTCGGCCGGGAGTGGCGTTTCCTGAAAGCCCGCGTGACCCACTGGCTGATGCAGGCCGGGACGGAGGAAGACATGGAGAAGACCGGATTCGTGCAGCGCGATGAACTGGGCGGGGAATTCAGGCAGGAAGGGGGCCAGGAGTACGTGGCCCTCTGGCTCCCCATCACCCGCGAGGAGAAAGCCGCCCAGATCGAGAAGGCCACCCGCGACGGCGTGAACGTCAGCGAACTGATGGCCGACTACCTCCGCAGCTGGGTCAAGGCGTAA
- a CDS encoding MMPL family transporter → MRTLGRLVSRHPWAVLLAWLLAAALSLPFAARAPAALTADPAGGLTGSEATRVTDLLRDRFGERDTNTVVLVTRSQPPLGTPQGDATYQRFLDGLEDVPGVTRVTAAQSGGPYRTRSEDGTLALTLAQIPLLDGASDTLRRVRAYTARTESAALDIRVTGGQAIADDFTHFAESDTKRSELVALPLIGALLLVVFGALVATGLPLAVGVLSISVAMAALYGLTHVMDVSTFAQSVITMLGLGAGIDYALLMVNRFREELNKDGGESQTNPTGGSRHNDRSSGDGRATGAVPVGRESEESGRPRTPDPRRAAERTVQTAGRSVAFSGLTVAIAMAGLILPPIAFVRSIGIGGVLAVLLTVLASLTALPALLALLGDRVNHPRFTRLSWAQSGAASGAWTAFARRVTARPWIAVLSSTAFLLLLASPALNIRTGYAGAWGLTPGVESRDTLKDVEALGAGGLLSQFEVILDLKGQRYTPQGRAKFQALVTDLRALPGVKGVLSPFLTPSDLAGTSASSTDQLAALSALTTRSFSRDRTLLRVTVIPDRTLPAREIPAFERQIRGTIEASGYAYLLGGAPVGGEEFSRAITDSLPTVVLAVFAGTFLLLMVAFRSLLIPLKSILMNALTVGAAIGLVTLIVQEGVLAAPLGIPGDVGVLDASLPVLLFAVMFGLSMDYEIFLLSRVQEEYLAGHPNDEAVVLAVGHTARIITSAAIIMFIVFSAFIFGRVVASKSIGLGLAIAVALDATLVRLVLVPAFLKLAGKWNWWLPAWLDKRLPHIRLEH, encoded by the coding sequence ATGCGCACCCTCGGCCGACTCGTCTCCCGGCACCCCTGGGCGGTGCTGCTCGCGTGGCTGCTCGCCGCCGCCCTCAGCCTCCCCTTCGCTGCGCGCGCCCCCGCCGCCCTGACCGCCGACCCCGCCGGGGGCCTGACCGGGTCCGAAGCCACCCGCGTCACCGACCTTCTGCGCGACCGCTTCGGGGAACGCGACACGAACACCGTCGTCCTCGTCACCCGCAGCCAGCCGCCGCTGGGGACCCCCCAGGGCGACGCCACCTACCAGCGCTTCCTGGACGGCCTGGAGGACGTACCCGGCGTCACCCGCGTCACCGCCGCGCAGAGCGGCGGCCCCTACCGCACCCGCTCCGAGGACGGCACCCTGGCCCTGACCCTCGCGCAGATTCCGCTGCTGGACGGCGCGAGCGACACCCTGCGCCGCGTGCGCGCCTACACCGCGCGGACAGAGAGCGCCGCGCTGGACATCCGCGTGACTGGCGGGCAGGCCATCGCCGACGACTTCACGCATTTCGCGGAGAGCGACACCAAACGCAGCGAACTCGTGGCCCTGCCGCTGATCGGCGCGCTGCTGCTCGTCGTGTTCGGCGCGCTCGTCGCCACCGGCCTCCCGCTGGCCGTCGGGGTGCTCAGCATCAGTGTCGCCATGGCCGCCCTGTACGGCCTGACGCACGTCATGGACGTCAGTACCTTCGCGCAAAGCGTGATCACCATGCTCGGCCTGGGCGCGGGCATCGACTACGCCCTGCTGATGGTCAACCGCTTCCGCGAGGAACTGAATAAAGATGGCGGTGAGTCGCAGACGAACCCGACCGGAGGGAGCCGCCACAACGACCGGAGTTCAGGAGATGGACGGGCCACTGGTGCCGTTCCAGTGGGCCGGGAATCGGAGGAATCCGGTCGCCCCCGCACGCCCGACCCGCGCCGCGCCGCCGAACGCACCGTGCAGACCGCCGGGCGCAGCGTCGCCTTCAGCGGCCTGACCGTCGCCATCGCCATGGCAGGCCTGATCCTCCCGCCGATCGCGTTCGTGCGCTCCATCGGGATCGGCGGGGTGCTGGCCGTGCTGCTGACGGTGCTGGCCAGCCTCACCGCGCTCCCGGCGCTGCTGGCGCTGCTGGGTGACCGCGTGAACCACCCGCGCTTCACCCGCCTGAGCTGGGCGCAGAGCGGCGCGGCCTCCGGCGCGTGGACGGCCTTCGCGCGGCGCGTCACCGCCCGCCCCTGGATCGCCGTGCTGAGCAGCACCGCCTTCCTGCTGCTGCTCGCCTCGCCCGCCCTGAACATCCGCACCGGGTACGCCGGGGCGTGGGGGCTCACGCCCGGCGTGGAAAGCCGGGACACCCTGAAAGACGTCGAGGCGCTCGGCGCGGGCGGACTGCTCAGCCAGTTCGAGGTGATCCTCGACCTGAAGGGCCAGCGCTACACCCCGCAGGGCCGAGCGAAGTTCCAGGCGCTCGTGACGGACCTGCGCGCCCTGCCCGGCGTGAAGGGCGTCCTCAGCCCCTTCCTGACCCCCAGCGACCTCGCAGGCACGAGTGCCAGCAGCACCGACCAGCTCGCCGCGCTGAGCGCCCTGACCACCCGCTCCTTCAGCCGCGACCGGACCCTGCTGCGCGTCACCGTCATCCCCGACCGGACCCTCCCGGCCCGCGAGATTCCCGCCTTCGAACGGCAGATCCGGGGCACCATCGAGGCCAGCGGCTACGCCTACCTGCTCGGCGGTGCGCCCGTCGGCGGCGAGGAATTCAGCCGCGCCATCACCGACTCGCTGCCCACCGTCGTCCTTGCCGTCTTCGCGGGCACGTTCCTGCTGCTGATGGTCGCGTTCCGCAGCCTCCTGATCCCCCTGAAAAGCATCCTCATGAACGCCCTGACCGTCGGCGCCGCCATCGGCCTCGTCACCCTGATCGTGCAGGAGGGCGTCCTGGCCGCGCCCCTCGGCATTCCCGGCGACGTCGGCGTGCTCGACGCCAGCCTCCCGGTGCTGCTGTTCGCCGTGATGTTCGGCCTCAGCATGGACTACGAGATCTTCCTGCTCTCCCGCGTGCAGGAGGAATACCTCGCCGGACACCCCAACGACGAGGCTGTCGTGCTCGCCGTCGGCCACACCGCCCGCATCATCACCAGCGCCGCCATCATCATGTTCATCGTCTTTTCCGCCTTCATCTTCGGACGCGTCGTCGCCAGCAAGAGCATCGGCCTGGGCCTCGCCATCGCCGTCGCCCTCGACGCCACCCTCGTCCGCCTCGTCCTCGTGCCCGCCTTCCTCAAACTGGCCGGGAAGTGGAACTGGTGGCTGCCCGCATGGCTCGACAAACGCCTGCCGCACATCCGCCTCGAACACTGA
- a CDS encoding DedA family protein, whose product MAEWVQNLMDSMGYLGILLLMVLENVFPPIPSELIMPSAGFAASRGDLNLVLVILMGTLGSVIGTLPLYYIGRAFGEDRLVAWADKHGKWLTLSGKDIKKADDWFDRHGSKAVLFGRMVPGIRSLLSLPAGMSEMPMPKFLLFSAIGSGLWASLLAGAGFLLGEHYDRVEQYVGPASKIILGVLVVAAVAWFLRRKREQEHAEV is encoded by the coding sequence ATGGCCGAGTGGGTGCAGAATTTGATGGACAGCATGGGGTACCTGGGGATCCTGCTGTTGATGGTGCTGGAGAACGTGTTTCCGCCGATTCCGAGTGAATTGATCATGCCGTCGGCGGGCTTCGCGGCGTCGCGTGGGGATCTGAATCTGGTGCTGGTGATCCTGATGGGGACGCTGGGGAGTGTGATCGGGACGCTGCCGCTGTATTACATCGGGCGGGCGTTCGGTGAGGACCGGCTGGTGGCGTGGGCGGATAAGCACGGGAAGTGGTTGACGCTGAGTGGGAAGGACATCAAGAAGGCGGACGACTGGTTTGACCGGCATGGGTCGAAGGCGGTGCTGTTCGGGCGGATGGTGCCGGGCATCCGGTCGCTGCTGAGTCTCCCGGCGGGCATGAGTGAGATGCCGATGCCGAAGTTCCTGCTGTTCAGCGCGATCGGGTCGGGCTTGTGGGCGTCGTTGCTGGCGGGGGCGGGGTTCCTGCTGGGGGAGCATTACGACCGGGTGGAGCAGTACGTGGGTCCGGCGAGCAAGATCATTCTGGGGGTGCTGGTGGTGGCGGCTGTGGCGTGGTTCCTGCGCCGCAAGCGCGAGCAGGAGCACGCCGAGGTGTAA
- a CDS encoding HAD-IA family hydrolase produces the protein MTIKAVIFDFDGTILDTETPEFTHWQALYHQHDRQLNLSDWQRGIGTWDAFDPWLGLPDSVQQDRHATHERLRADIHHTIERSDLRPGVRHVLDAIRPAGLRLALATSSDRAWVTRWLHHHHLYDHFETLATRDDVTRVKPHPELYTLATHQLGLHPHECLAVEDSLNGATAAAAAGLHVVVVPNDVTRTQAFLPEWGRVEGYEGGLEALLGTVRG, from the coding sequence ATGACCATCAAAGCCGTGATCTTCGACTTCGACGGCACCATCCTCGACACCGAAACCCCCGAATTCACCCACTGGCAGGCCCTCTACCACCAACACGACCGCCAGCTGAACCTCAGCGACTGGCAACGCGGCATCGGCACCTGGGACGCCTTCGACCCCTGGCTCGGCCTCCCCGACAGCGTCCAACAGGACCGCCACGCCACCCACGAACGCCTGCGCGCCGACATCCACCACACCATCGAACGCAGCGACCTCCGCCCCGGCGTCCGCCACGTCCTCGACGCCATCCGACCCGCCGGACTCCGCCTCGCCCTCGCCACCAGCAGCGACCGCGCCTGGGTCACCCGCTGGCTCCACCACCACCACCTCTACGACCACTTCGAAACGCTCGCCACCCGCGACGACGTCACCCGCGTCAAACCCCACCCCGAGCTCTACACCCTCGCCACCCACCAACTCGGCCTGCACCCCCACGAATGCCTCGCCGTCGAAGACAGCCTCAACGGCGCCACCGCCGCCGCCGCCGCCGGACTCCACGTCGTCGTCGTGCCCAACGACGTCACCCGCACACAAGCCTTCCTGCCCGAATGGGGGCGCGTCGAAGGGTACGAGGGGGGGCTGGAAGCCCTGCTGGGCACCGTTCGGGGGTGA
- a CDS encoding RtcB family protein, with protein sequence MNGKHLVKLGLEKKAIALAQTAATQRETAGLTRDDILSELRAVQQNPAAYAEGGVYAPLAAELLAQQAVLDARRGSDLRAQPLPYPTWGADLIDPGAHRQMDVAMRLPVSRAGALMPDAHVGYGLPIGGVLATENAVIPYGVGVDIGCSMMLSVLPIQPGALRTDDATTLLLKHTRFGAGVAFEKRDRQDHDVLHESTWQDQPILRHLYDKAATQIGTSGSGNHFVEFGTLTLPTADLGLDPGEYLAVLSHSGSRGFGAQVAGHFTALAERHHPTLAPEAKKLAWLPLDHEDGQAYWQAMTLAGRYALANHHLIHTRLARALNVTPLAQVSNSHNLAWKQQVGDQELIVHRKGATPAAQGQLGLIPGSMADPGYVVRGLGHPGALSSASHGAGRQLGRKAAASTLNKKDVQAYLTTRGVTLIGGGIDEAPQAYKRIQDVIARQDDLVNVIASFQPRVVRMDTGSEDI encoded by the coding sequence ATGAACGGCAAACACCTCGTGAAACTCGGCCTGGAAAAGAAAGCCATCGCCCTCGCCCAGACCGCCGCCACCCAGCGCGAAACCGCCGGACTGACCCGCGACGACATCCTCAGCGAACTACGCGCCGTGCAGCAGAACCCCGCCGCGTACGCCGAGGGCGGCGTGTACGCCCCGCTGGCCGCCGAACTCCTCGCGCAGCAGGCCGTCCTCGACGCCCGCCGGGGCAGCGACCTGCGCGCCCAGCCCCTCCCCTACCCCACCTGGGGCGCGGACCTGATCGACCCCGGCGCGCACCGTCAGATGGACGTCGCCATGCGCCTCCCCGTCAGCCGCGCCGGAGCGCTCATGCCCGACGCGCACGTCGGTTACGGCCTCCCCATCGGCGGGGTGCTCGCCACCGAGAACGCCGTCATCCCCTACGGCGTCGGCGTGGACATCGGCTGCTCCATGATGCTCTCGGTCCTGCCCATCCAACCGGGCGCGCTGCGCACCGACGACGCCACCACCCTGCTGCTGAAGCACACCCGCTTCGGCGCGGGCGTCGCCTTCGAGAAACGCGACCGCCAGGACCACGACGTCCTGCACGAGAGCACCTGGCAGGACCAGCCCATCCTGCGCCACCTGTACGACAAGGCCGCCACGCAGATCGGCACCAGCGGCAGCGGCAACCACTTCGTCGAATTCGGCACCCTCACCCTCCCCACCGCCGACCTCGGCCTGGACCCCGGCGAGTACCTCGCCGTCCTCTCCCACAGCGGCAGCCGCGGCTTCGGCGCGCAGGTCGCCGGACACTTCACCGCCCTCGCCGAACGCCACCACCCCACCCTCGCGCCAGAAGCGAAAAAACTCGCATGGCTCCCCCTCGACCACGAAGACGGACAGGCGTACTGGCAGGCCATGACCCTCGCCGGCCGCTACGCCCTCGCCAACCACCACCTCATCCACACCCGCCTCGCCCGCGCCCTGAACGTCACGCCCCTCGCGCAGGTCAGCAACAGCCACAACCTCGCCTGGAAACAACAGGTCGGCGATCAGGAACTCATCGTGCACCGCAAAGGCGCCACCCCCGCCGCCCAGGGCCAACTCGGCCTCATCCCCGGCAGCATGGCCGACCCCGGCTACGTGGTGCGCGGCCTCGGCCACCCCGGCGCCCTGAGCAGCGCCAGCCACGGCGCCGGACGCCAACTCGGCCGCAAAGCCGCCGCCAGCACCCTCAACAAAAAAGACGTCCAGGCGTACCTCACCACGCGCGGCGTCACCCTCATCGGCGGCGGCATCGACGAAGCCCCACAAGCGTACAAACGCATCCAGGACGTCATCGCCCGCCAGGACGACCTCGTGAACGTCATCGCCAGCTTCCAGCCACGCGTGGTCCGCATGGATACCGGGAGTGAGGACATCTGA
- a CDS encoding CapA family protein: MKRACALLAGLLLTSGGREAPASGVVTLALGGDLSLARGVAQANAADWPATLRPIAPLLRADLTAANLESPLTDAPRVTRGIDLRASPGAAAALWALTHLGVVNNHSLDAGPAGQAQSRGTLSRANLHPVTAAPIFSVVRGQPVALLAWLDDGATSLPLAAVRAAARRADTVIVLPHWGEEYGLTTARQRTQARALVAAGATVIAGSGPHVLQGHEVLTGPRGAALVLYSLGNLLFDQPFPSAQLGAVVRVPLPDVTRACAAPTRTRAGRVSPASGVQRAQALIRLGLPACPEAR; this comes from the coding sequence GTGAAGCGCGCCTGCGCGCTGCTGGCGGGCCTGCTGCTCACGTCGGGCGGGCGGGAAGCCCCCGCGTCCGGCGTGGTCACGCTGGCGCTGGGTGGGGACCTGAGCCTCGCGCGAGGCGTGGCGCAGGCGAACGCCGCCGACTGGCCCGCCACGCTGCGGCCCATCGCGCCGCTGCTGCGCGCCGACCTGACCGCCGCGAACCTGGAATCCCCCCTGACGGACGCGCCGCGCGTGACCCGGGGCATCGACCTGCGCGCCTCTCCCGGCGCGGCGGCGGCCCTGTGGGCCCTGACTCACCTGGGCGTGGTGAACAACCACAGCCTGGATGCCGGGCCAGCCGGGCAGGCCCAGTCGCGGGGCACGCTGAGCCGCGCGAACCTGCATCCGGTCACCGCCGCCCCGATCTTCAGCGTGGTGCGGGGGCAGCCGGTCGCGCTGCTCGCGTGGCTGGACGACGGCGCGACGTCCCTCCCGCTGGCCGCCGTGCGCGCGGCGGCCCGGCGGGCGGACACCGTGATCGTCCTGCCGCACTGGGGCGAGGAATACGGCCTGACCACCGCCCGGCAGCGGACGCAGGCGCGGGCACTCGTGGCGGCCGGAGCGACCGTGATCGCCGGGAGCGGCCCGCACGTCCTCCAGGGGCACGAGGTCCTGACCGGGCCGCGCGGCGCGGCGCTGGTACTGTACAGCCTGGGGAACCTGCTGTTCGACCAGCCGTTCCCGTCCGCGCAGCTCGGCGCGGTGGTGCGCGTGCCCCTGCCGGACGTCACCCGTGCCTGCGCGGCCCCCACCCGTACCCGCGCGGGCCGCGTGAGCCCCGCCAGCGGCGTGCAGCGAGCGCAGGCCCTGATCCGCCTGGGCCTCCCCGCCTGCCCGGAGGCCCGGTGA
- a CDS encoding DUF3160 domain-containing protein — translation MRPLACVLTVSLLGSALAVPTPYSLPVNLGPLKSPLVSGNADLDLPGLNAAQRSALSRSGFVITPAQWRQFDAVYESTRYAEQPVFVTADATLHVYHLIFDKLLRDLERESLAPAARRLTALLVADSRRQLTALKGTPLEADARLTLAYLAVAQKLADPAVTPPAEVAALVAAELKLIDAHQGIAGSPIFSGSGLREDYSQYVPRGHYTRSEALKRYFRTMMWLGRMNLRVEKASETRVAGLLTSLMGANAEAQKLWARIYDPTALLVGRSDDLNYRQYAQALRAAAGGQVRRLADPAVLAAFQAELRKLPPPQVNSAVVVAKPGEGREVRDAQTLGFRLMGQRFTLDGAAFQRLVYREVGTDEQPRLLPSGLDLLAVLGSDAALNELRRSGQAKYANYEANMAKLRANFAALKPGDWTANVYSGWLYALQALAKPEARDARYPAFMRTPAWTRKDMLTALGSWTELRHDTILYAKQTMAELGGGGDPPEPPRGYVEPNPALWARLQTLEALTRRVLKDQGVLSERTELSLDKLRDMLGVLSRATTKQLAGTPLTAEGYDQIHYFGGWLEEMKTASADPQDGENASEFDEDAMAAVVADVATGGDRTGNVVALEEGTGFIHELYAVVPDGRGGLQVARGGVYSQYEFTVPVSGRLTDEAWRAQLQRGKVPPAHPWLDGVLVK, via the coding sequence ATGCGTCCTCTTGCATGCGTCCTGACCGTCAGCCTGCTGGGCAGCGCCCTGGCCGTCCCCACGCCGTACTCGCTCCCCGTGAACCTGGGGCCCCTGAAGTCGCCACTGGTCAGCGGGAACGCCGACCTGGACCTGCCCGGCCTGAACGCCGCGCAGCGCTCGGCGCTGTCCCGCAGCGGCTTCGTGATCACGCCCGCGCAGTGGCGGCAGTTCGACGCCGTGTACGAGAGCACCCGCTACGCGGAGCAGCCGGTGTTCGTCACGGCCGACGCGACGCTGCACGTGTACCACCTGATCTTCGACAAGCTGCTGCGCGACCTGGAACGCGAGTCCCTGGCGCCCGCCGCGCGCCGCCTGACCGCGCTGCTCGTGGCGGACTCGCGGCGGCAGCTGACGGCCCTGAAGGGCACGCCGCTGGAGGCCGACGCCCGGCTGACGCTGGCGTATCTGGCCGTGGCGCAGAAACTGGCGGATCCGGCCGTGACCCCGCCCGCCGAGGTCGCGGCCCTGGTGGCGGCGGAACTGAAGCTGATCGACGCGCATCAGGGCATCGCCGGTTCCCCCATCTTCAGCGGCAGCGGGCTGCGGGAGGATTACTCGCAGTACGTGCCGCGCGGGCACTACACCCGGAGCGAGGCGCTGAAACGGTACTTCCGGACCATGATGTGGCTGGGCCGCATGAACCTGCGGGTGGAGAAGGCCAGCGAGACGCGCGTGGCGGGCCTGCTGACGTCGCTGATGGGCGCGAACGCCGAGGCGCAGAAACTCTGGGCGCGCATCTACGACCCGACCGCGCTGCTCGTGGGTCGCAGCGACGACCTGAACTACCGCCAGTACGCGCAGGCCCTCCGGGCAGCGGCGGGCGGACAGGTGCGCCGACTGGCGGACCCGGCCGTCCTGGCGGCCTTCCAGGCCGAGTTGCGGAAACTGCCGCCCCCGCAGGTGAACAGCGCCGTGGTCGTCGCCAAACCCGGCGAGGGCCGCGAGGTGCGCGACGCGCAGACGCTGGGCTTCCGGCTGATGGGGCAGCGCTTCACGCTGGACGGCGCGGCCTTCCAGCGCCTCGTGTACCGCGAGGTCGGCACGGACGAGCAGCCGCGCCTGCTGCCCAGCGGCCTGGACCTGCTGGCCGTGCTGGGCAGCGACGCCGCGCTGAACGAACTGCGCCGCAGCGGGCAGGCGAAGTACGCGAACTACGAGGCGAACATGGCGAAGCTCCGCGCGAACTTCGCCGCGCTCAAACCGGGCGACTGGACCGCGAACGTGTACAGCGGCTGGCTGTACGCGCTGCAGGCGCTGGCGAAACCCGAAGCGCGCGACGCGCGCTACCCGGCGTTCATGCGCACGCCCGCCTGGACGCGCAAGGACATGCTGACCGCGCTGGGCTCCTGGACGGAACTGCGGCACGACACCATCCTGTACGCCAAGCAGACCATGGCCGAACTGGGCGGCGGCGGGGACCCCCCGGAACCCCCACGCGGATACGTGGAACCCAACCCGGCCCTCTGGGCACGCCTGCAGACGCTGGAGGCCCTGACGCGGCGCGTCCTGAAGGACCAGGGGGTCCTGTCGGAACGCACTGAACTGAGCCTCGACAAGCTGCGCGACATGCTGGGCGTCCTGAGCCGCGCCACCACCAAGCAGCTGGCGGGCACGCCCCTGACCGCCGAGGGGTACGACCAGATCCACTACTTCGGCGGGTGGCTGGAGGAGATGAAGACCGCCAGTGCCGACCCCCAGGACGGCGAGAACGCCAGCGAGTTCGACGAGGACGCCATGGCCGCCGTCGTCGCGGACGTCGCCACCGGCGGGGACAGAACGGGAAATGTCGTTGCCCTGGAGGAAGGCACCGGCTTCATCCACGAGCTGTACGCCGTCGTGCCCGACGGACGCGGCGGGCTGCAGGTCGCGCGGGGCGGCGTGTACTCGCAGTACGAGTTTACGGTGCCCGTCTCGGGCCGCCTGACTGACGAGGCGTGGCGCGCGCAGCTCCAGCGGGGCAAGGTGCCGCCCGCGCACCCCTGGCTGGACGGCGTGCTCGTGAAGTGA